The Vibrio tarriae genome includes a window with the following:
- a CDS encoding DUF3943 domain-containing protein, which produces MLKKNITSIMMLLTFSACVNAQKDVNFKSDFAYPLSCEQNGCYSSNYYTDSVGNPFSLSLNDASSLKLDEPLPKYLMAQDTRDWDYLKGQTYTILGLSVMTAGLMTLLPESITKWDAEDRKLSGLGKKWKDNVTSGPTWDRDEHFLNYIMHPYFGGVYYTAARHAGFNEFESFLYSATMSTFFWEYGVEAFAEIPSWQDIFITPFFGAVVGELMFEAEQNIVANGGEVMGSDTVGGVTLFVLNPIGHIHGWVSSAWGGSADVSFQSSPWSNNPDAAKYALDAGAPYDSQYYGVNLKITF; this is translated from the coding sequence GTGCTCAAGAAAAACATCACCTCAATAATGATGTTGTTAACATTTTCCGCCTGCGTAAACGCGCAAAAAGATGTGAACTTCAAATCTGATTTTGCCTATCCATTGAGCTGTGAGCAGAACGGCTGCTATTCAAGCAATTATTATACCGACTCTGTTGGTAATCCTTTTTCTTTGAGTCTCAATGATGCTTCTTCACTTAAACTCGATGAACCTCTTCCCAAATATTTAATGGCACAAGACACCCGTGACTGGGATTATCTGAAAGGTCAAACTTATACCATTCTCGGCCTGAGTGTTATGACCGCAGGATTGATGACTTTACTCCCTGAGTCCATCACCAAATGGGACGCAGAAGATCGCAAACTGAGCGGCCTTGGTAAAAAATGGAAAGATAACGTTACCTCAGGCCCAACTTGGGACCGTGACGAGCATTTCCTGAACTACATTATGCATCCGTACTTCGGTGGGGTTTATTACACTGCAGCGCGTCATGCAGGATTCAATGAATTCGAATCCTTCCTCTACTCAGCCACCATGTCGACGTTCTTCTGGGAATACGGGGTTGAAGCTTTTGCGGAAATCCCCTCGTGGCAAGATATTTTCATCACTCCGTTTTTTGGTGCTGTGGTCGGTGAACTGATGTTTGAAGCCGAACAAAACATTGTTGCCAATGGTGGTGAAGTGATGGGCTCCGACACTGTGGGTGGCGTGACGCTCTTCGTCCTAAACCCGATCGGTCATATTCATGGCTGGGTGAGCAGTGCTTGGGGGGGCTCTGCGGATGTCTCGTTCCAAAGCAGCCCTTGGTCAAACAACCCGGATGCGGCCAAATATGCGTTGGATGCTGGTGCTCCATACGATTCACAGTATTACGGTGTGAATCTGAAAATTACCTTCTAA